One Brassica oleracea var. oleracea cultivar TO1000 chromosome C7, BOL, whole genome shotgun sequence genomic window carries:
- the LOC106306259 gene encoding GPI-anchored protein LORELEI: MEVKLFFLLIALLVTLSSSNSTSIIVFESRTSVSGRSLLSAKKQCEVDFQSKNYTDLTRQCRGPTYPATECCAAFKQFACPYAHQINDLNTDCAKVMFSYITVHGNYPLGLFASECKETKVGLVCPSSPRVSAAPHHITLVVSAATAVLAFLVLV; this comes from the exons ATGGAGGTAAAACTATTTTTCCTTCTGATAGCATTATTGGTGACTCTCTCATCTTCAAATTCCACATCAA TTATTGTGTTTGAATCTCGAACATCGGTTAGTGGAAGAAGCTTACTTAGTGCCAAGAAAC AATGTGAAGTGGACTTTCAGAGTAAGAACTACACGGATCTGACGAGACAGTGCAGAGGTCCGACGTATCCAGCGACAGAATGTTGCGCGGCGTTTAAACAGTTTGCATGTCCTTACGCGCATCAAATCAACGACTTGAATACCGACTGTGCCAAGGTAATGTTCAGCTACATCACCGTTCACGGTAACTATCCACTTGGCCTTTTCGCCAGCGAGTGCAAAGAAACGAAAGTGGGACTCGTTTGCCCTTCTTCACCTCGCGTTTCAGCCGCTCCTCATCACATCACGCTGGTGGTCTCTGCCGCAACCGCTGTTTTGGCTTTTCTAGTGTTGGTTTAA
- the LOC106306816 gene encoding probable calcium-binding protein CML21 — protein MGSAVTKSDAQEWVPETKLEAKIKEAMQRRESKGTTMKSFNSIILKFPKIDEGLRNCKAIFQEFDEDSNGSIDHSELKNCFRKLEILFEEEEINDLFQACDINEDMGITFTEFIVLLCLVYLLKDDSSTLQKKWRLGMPKLEPTFETLVDTFVFLDENKDGHVSREEMFRAIDESGERSSGRIAMKRFEEMDWDKNGMVNFKEFLFAFTQWVGIDENEDDDDDSNDKA, from the exons ATGGGAAGTGCGGTGACGAAATCTGATGCTCAAGAATGGGTACCAGAGACAAAGCTAGAGGCCAAGATCAAAGAAGCCATGCAACGCAGGGAGTCCAAAGGCACCACAATGAAATCTTTCAACAGTATTATCCTCAAGTTCCCAAAGATCGACGAGGGTCTAAGAAACTGCAAAGCCATTTTCCAAGAGTTCG ATGAGGATTCTAATGGGTCGATTGATCACTCGGAGCTAAAGAACTGTTTCAGGAAGCTAGAGATCTTGTTTGAAGAAGAAGAGATAAATGATTTGTTCCAGGCTTGTGATATTAATGAAGATATGGGGATTACATTTACTGAGTTCATTGTTCTTCTCTGCCTTGTCTACCTTCTTAAGGACGACTCATCCACTCTCCAAAAG AAATGGAGACTGGGGATGCCGAAGCTGGAACCGACGTTTGAGACGCTAGTGGACACGTTCGTGTTCCTGGACGAGAACAAGGATGGACATGTTAGCCGCGAGGAGATGTTCCGAGCCATTGATGAATCTGGAGAACGTTCCTCAGGGCGGATTGCAATGAAGAGATTTG AGGAAATGGACTGGGACAAGAATGGTATGGTGAACTTTAAAGAGTTTCTGTTCGCATTCACGCAATGGGTTGGAATAGATGAGAATGAAGATGATGATGACGATAGCAATGACAAGGCTTGA
- the LOC106306257 gene encoding uncharacterized protein At4g26450-like — protein sequence MHGRQRNVGNGYRSGFGMSGSRVSPDRPMRGHGFFDPDHHHLQHRGFNRGYGRGRGRSKSFQNQLPPPPLPPPPVQRRSIGGSGDVFMDAGRLAAEYLVSQGVLPQTVFSSKWQGSRLQEAARADVLAPSADKRRYVDGFRNNLQGRRSNRYDSDFGRSGTWSERSKGYEAETGDDSVSGHREEQPLAEDIASSVQRSASGEFMRKREGAGDSESVLDKDEAQSKTGSSSAGKEIVQDCEISKVSEGSCSLSAGSGEMIGRAGGNGGENESQTAIEDASIHQHDEDAPIHRQCAADESFTESGIDLATLCKFEKVPTRTRSSLTAKNTKLHLSQNIKETSRNPGLLEEDQACETRDKSSGKADSTGDENFNDQVEDLPLVQFVEDSKCHRSNSFPNSIPRENNEKDSELELANIHRSYSMGKGGEKRANVGSDMEEGAKRQRSWVPLPVSEASDRFNAFKASEIQSDEEEDDKPISFYMKRIDGAAGKTDNHESLANTGNNSIHRGNSGPVYAEEHQLFPASFKMCDLNLGGAADANDGKRESGQAVGFDLSISSSSKSLDFSTNTRMSNGKEIEVIDLDNDDSPEVVKSSNNPGRKQEVSPYMGIDDVPDYNEGLMMVEYLDSFGNVPPMNNPGISTTVPQINDVGLQDREGALGNDQAANNTDDDSIFMSLGEIPLTFLQTWDQPPARGYEKPF from the exons ATGCATGGTAGACAACGCAACGTTGGGAATGGGTACAGATCTGGTTTTGGGATGTCTGGTTCTAGAGTTTCCCCTGACCGTCCTATGAGAGGACATGGCTTCTTTGATCCTGACCACCACCACCTGCAGCACCGTGGGTTTAACCGTGGATATGGACGAGGTAGGGGACGTTCTAAGTCGTTTCAGAATCAGCTTCCTCCTCCTCCTCTGCCTCCTCCACCTGTGCAACGTAGAAGCATTGGTGGGAGCGGGGATGTTTTCATGGACGCAGGTCGTCTAGCAGCGGAGTACTTGGTCTCTCAGGGTGTTCTGCCACAAACTGTGTTTTCCAGTAAATGGCAGGGTTCTAGGTTGCAAGAAGCAGCTCGTGCTGATGTTTTGGCTCCTTCCGCTGATAAAAGGAGGTATGTTGATGGCTTTAGGAACAATTTGCAGGGAAGGAGGTCTAACCGTTATGACTCGGATTTTGGGAGGAGTGGAACTTGGTCAGAGAGGAGTAAAGGTTATGAGGCAGAGACTGGTGATGACTCTGTGTCTGGGCATCGAGAAGAGCAGCCGCTTGCTGAAGATATTGCTAGCTCGGTTCAGAGGTCAGCCTCTGGTGAATTTATGAGAAAGCGTGAAGGAGCGGGTGATTCCGAGTCTGTGTTGGACAAGGATGAGGCGCAGTCTAAGACAGGTTCCTCCAGTGCTGGGAAAGAAATTGTTCAGGATTGTGAGATCTCAAAAGTGTCCGAAGGTTCTTGTAGCTTGAGTGCTGGATCAGGGGAGATGATAGGTAGAGCTGGTGGTAATGGTGGAGAGAATGAGAGTCAGACTGCTATCGAAGATGCATCTATCCATCAACATGATGAAGATGCACCTATCCATCGACAGTGTGCTGCTGATGAATCGTTCACCGAGAGTGGTATTGATTTGGCAACGCTGTGTAAGTTTGAGAAGGTGCCTACGAGGACGCGCTCTTCTCTGACTGCTAAAAACACCAAGCTGCATCTGAGTCAAAATATCAAGGAAACCTCTCGTAATCCTGGTCTTCTAGAGGAAGATCAAGCATGTGAGACTCGAGACAAGTCTTCTGGAAAAGCTGACAGTACTGGGGATGAAAATTTCAACGACCAAGTTGAAGATTTGCCTCTTGTTCAGTTCGTTGAGGACAGTAAATGCCACAGGTCTAATTCTTTTCCCAATAGCATTCCCAGGGAAAATAACGAGAAAGATTCAGAATTAGAATTGGCTAATATCCATAGATCATATTCAATGGGGAAAGGAGGCGAGAAGCGAGCTAACGTTGGCAGTGACATGGAAGAGGGAGCAAAAAGACAGAGAAGTTGGGTGCCTTTGCCAGTTTCTGAAGCCAGTGATCGCTTCAACGCATTCAAAGCAAGCGAAATCCAAAGCGACGAGGAAGAAGATGACAAGCCAATCTCATTCTACATGAAACGGATCGACGGTGCTGCTGGAAAAACCGACAACCATGAAAGTCTGGCTAATACAGGCAATAATAGTATACACAGGGGAAACTCAGGTCCAGTGTATGCAGAAGAGCATCAGCTGTTTCCTGCTTCGTTTAAGATGTGTGACCTAAATTTAGGGGGAGCGGCGGATGCTAATGATGGCAAAAGGGAATCTGGTCAAGCTGTTGGTTTTGATCTCTCAATCAGCAGTTCTAGCAAGTCTCTTGATTTCAGTACTAATACTCGGATGAGCAATGGTAAAGAGATAGAAGTGATTGATTTGGACAATGATGATTCCCCAGAAGTGGTCAAATCCAGCAACAACCCCGGGAGAAA GCAAGAAGTTTCACCCTATATGGGCATTGATGATGTTCCAGACTACAATGAAGGGCTGATGATGGTAGAGTATCTTGATTCATTTGGAAACGTTCCTCCAATGAACAACCCGGGAATCAGTACTACGGTGCCACAGATCAATGACGTTGGTCTTCAAGACCGAGAG GGAGCTCTTGGAAATGACCAAGCAGCAAATAATACAGACGACGATTCAATATTCATGTCGCTGGGAGAAATACCATTGA CATTCTTACAAACTTGGGACCAACCCCCGGCTAGAGGCTACGAGAAGCCTTTCTGA
- the LOC106306815 gene encoding KH domain-containing protein At4g26480-like, producing the protein MMMMTSLGGGGGNGNDGGGGGGRFMTYPPPLSVPPSAPQSPNFSGGLRSQSSFLVEQEKYLSELLAERHKLTPFLPVLPHVCRLMNQEILRVTTLLENALTQSRFDHPSPLSSSGGIFQNSRADMNGGWPSQFPSERSLSSSPAPNWLNSPGGSSGLIVKRSIRVDIPVDQYPNFNFVGRLLGPRGNSLKRVEASSECRVLIRGRGSIKDPVKEDMMRGKPGYEHLNEQLHILVEAELPIEIVDARLMQAREILADLLTPVEETHDFYKKQQLRELALLNGSIREEGSPMSGSVSPYNSLGMKRAKTRD; encoded by the exons ATGATGATGATGACTTCACTCGGTGGTGGCGGTGGTAACGGTAACGATGGTGGTGGAGGAGGAGGGAGATTTATGACGTATCCGCCGCCTCTTTCCGTGCCTCCATCGGCTCCTCAGTCACCTAACTTCTCTGGTGGTCTCCGATCACAGTCTTCTTTCCTCGTCGAGCAAGAAAA GTATCTTTCTGAATTACTTGCAGAGCGCCACAAGCTTACTCCCTTCTTGCCTGTGCTCCCACATGTCTGCCGTCTCATGAACCAAG AAATATTGCGTGTAACCACGCTGTTGGAGAATGCCTTAACTCAGAGTAGGTTTGACCACCCTAGCCCTCTGTCTTCTTCTGGAGGGATATTTCAGAATTCAAGAGCTGACATGAACGGAGGATGGCCTTCACAGTTTCCATCAGAA AGATCGCTTTCATCATCTCCAGCACCAAACTGGCTAAACTCTCCTGGTGGCTCGTCCGGTCTCATTGTAAAACGATCGATCAGGGTGGATATTCCAGTCGACCAATACCCAAAC TTTAATTTTGTTGGCCGCCTCTTGGGACCTAGAGGAAACTCCCTCAAACGAGTTGAAGCTAGCTCTGAATGCCGTGTTCTGATAAGAGGGAGAGGCAGTATTAAAGATCCAGTCAAG GAGGATATGATGAGAGGGAAACCAGGGTATGAGCATTTGAATGAACAACTCCACATCTTAGTCGAGGCAGAGTTGCCTATTGAGATAGTGGATGCACGTCTCATGCAAGCTCGTGAGATTCTAGCCGATCTACTTACTCCAGTG GAGGAGACACATGATTTCTACAAGAAACAACAGCTCAGGGAACTGGCGCTTCTCAACGGTAGTATAAGAGAAGAAGGGTCTCCCATGTCAGGTTCAGTCTCTCCTTACAATAGCCTCGGCATGAAGAGAGCCAAGACTAGGGACTAA